A single Eulemur rufifrons isolate Redbay chromosome 9, OSU_ERuf_1, whole genome shotgun sequence DNA region contains:
- the CTDNEP1 gene encoding CTD nuclear envelope phosphatase 1 isoform X1, translating to MMRTQCLLGLRTFVAFAAKLWSFFIYLLRRQIRTVIQYQTVRYDILPLSPVSRNRLAQVKRKILVLDLDETLIHSHHDGVLRPTVRPGTPPDFILKVVIDKHPVRFFVHKRPHVDFFLEVVSQWYELVVFTASMEIYGSAVADKLDNSRSILKRRYYRQHCTLELGSYIKDLSVVHSDLSSIVILDNSPGAYRSHPDNAIPIKSWFSDPSDTALLNLLPMLDALRFTADVRSVLSRNLHQHRLW from the exons ATGATGCGGACGCAGTGTCTGCTGGGGCTGCGCACGTTCGTGGCCTTCGCCGCCAAGCTCTGGAGCTTCTTCATTTACCTTTTGCGGAGGCAGATCCGCACG GTAATTCAGTACCAAACTGTTCGATACGATATCCTTCCCTTATCTCCTGTGTCCCGGAATCGGCTAG CCCAGGTAAAGAGGAAGATCTTGGTGCTGGATCTGGATGAGACACTTATTCACTCTCACCATGATGGGGTCCTGAGGCCCACAGTCCGGCCTGGAACGCCTCCTGACTTCATCCTCAAG GTGGTAATAGACAAACATCCTGTCCGGTTTTTTGTACATAAGAGGCCCCATGTGGATTTCTTCTTAGAAGTG GTGAGCCAGTGGTATGAGCTGGTTGTGTTTACAGCAAGCATGGAGATCTATGGCTCTGCTGTGGCAGATAAACTGGACAATAGCAGAAGCATTCTCAAGAGGAGATACTACAGACAA CACTGCACTTTGGAGTTGGGCAGCTACATCAAGGACCTCTCTGTGGTCCACAGTGACCTCTCCAGCATTGTGATCCTGGATAACTCCCCTGGGGCTTACAGGAGCCATCCAG ACAATGCCATCCCCATCAAATCCTGGTTCAGTGACCCCAGTGACACAGCCCTTCTCAACCTGCTCCCGATGCTGGATGCCCTCAG GTTCACCGCTGATGTACGTTCTGTGCTGAGCCG
- the CTDNEP1 gene encoding CTD nuclear envelope phosphatase 1 isoform X2 produces MMRTQCLLGLRTFVAFAAKLWSFFIYLLRRQIRTVIQYQTVRYDILPLSPVSRNRLAQVKRKILVLDLDETLIHSHHDGVLRPTVRPGTPPDFILKVVIDKHPVRFFVHKRPHVDFFLEVVSQWYELVVFTASMEIYGSAVADKLDNSRSILKRRYYRQHCTLELGSYIKDLSVVHSDLSSIVILDNSPGAYRSHPDNAIPIKSWFSDPSDTALLNLLPMLDALRFTADVRSVLSRNLHQHRL; encoded by the exons ATGATGCGGACGCAGTGTCTGCTGGGGCTGCGCACGTTCGTGGCCTTCGCCGCCAAGCTCTGGAGCTTCTTCATTTACCTTTTGCGGAGGCAGATCCGCACG GTAATTCAGTACCAAACTGTTCGATACGATATCCTTCCCTTATCTCCTGTGTCCCGGAATCGGCTAG CCCAGGTAAAGAGGAAGATCTTGGTGCTGGATCTGGATGAGACACTTATTCACTCTCACCATGATGGGGTCCTGAGGCCCACAGTCCGGCCTGGAACGCCTCCTGACTTCATCCTCAAG GTGGTAATAGACAAACATCCTGTCCGGTTTTTTGTACATAAGAGGCCCCATGTGGATTTCTTCTTAGAAGTG GTGAGCCAGTGGTATGAGCTGGTTGTGTTTACAGCAAGCATGGAGATCTATGGCTCTGCTGTGGCAGATAAACTGGACAATAGCAGAAGCATTCTCAAGAGGAGATACTACAGACAA CACTGCACTTTGGAGTTGGGCAGCTACATCAAGGACCTCTCTGTGGTCCACAGTGACCTCTCCAGCATTGTGATCCTGGATAACTCCCCTGGGGCTTACAGGAGCCATCCAG ACAATGCCATCCCCATCAAATCCTGGTTCAGTGACCCCAGTGACACAGCCCTTCTCAACCTGCTCCCGATGCTGGATGCCCTCAG GTTCACCGCTGATGTACGTTCTGTGCTGAGCCG